A genome region from Streptomyces antimycoticus includes the following:
- a CDS encoding neutral zinc metallopeptidase: MAVPWYPRSWAPLAAALTLLLVTGCAGGDVPPPTVESSSAAPAPPSGATPGTPTPLTSPDGTDGGTGVEQDIDAAVSVTTTYWQTHWPELFTGGYNPPRILGTYDGDTPGTPVCGSEPLPDDNAVYCPDGDYIAWDMDLMRWGHARGDAWVYLVIAHEWGHAVQNRLDAGLVDLARELQADCLAGAVLFGAAQDGTLTFEEGDTEELADALTALADRTPWTDISDHGDASQRVGYFSRGARSGVKSCLPNVVQ, encoded by the coding sequence ATGGCTGTTCCGTGGTACCCGAGGTCATGGGCTCCGCTCGCCGCCGCCCTGACCCTGCTTCTGGTGACCGGCTGCGCGGGCGGCGATGTGCCGCCGCCCACGGTGGAGAGCTCCTCGGCCGCACCGGCTCCCCCGTCCGGCGCCACACCGGGTACGCCCACCCCGCTCACCAGCCCTGATGGCACCGACGGCGGGACGGGTGTGGAGCAGGACATCGACGCGGCGGTCTCCGTCACCACCACCTACTGGCAGACCCACTGGCCCGAATTGTTCACCGGCGGCTACAACCCGCCCAGAATCCTGGGCACCTACGACGGCGACACCCCTGGTACGCCGGTGTGCGGAAGTGAGCCACTCCCCGACGACAACGCCGTCTACTGCCCCGACGGCGACTACATAGCGTGGGACATGGACCTGATGCGCTGGGGCCATGCGCGGGGCGACGCCTGGGTCTATCTGGTGATCGCCCATGAGTGGGGCCACGCCGTCCAGAACCGTCTGGACGCGGGCCTGGTCGACCTCGCCCGTGAGCTGCAGGCCGACTGCCTGGCCGGGGCGGTCCTCTTCGGCGCCGCCCAGGACGGGACGCTGACCTTCGAGGAGGGTGATACCGAGGAGCTGGCGGATGCCCTGACCGCACTCGCCGACAGGACCCCGTGGACCGACATCTCCGACCACGGCGACGCCTCCCAGCGGGTCGGCTACTTCAGCCGCGGCGCGCGATCCGGGGTGAAGTCGTGCCTGCCGAACGTCGTCCAGTGA
- a CDS encoding helix-turn-helix domain-containing protein encodes MSVPADHPFAAAVRPLVDAMGGEMIAPDRARGDDVVLSWEGRPVVAVRLPHISDSLDHILADLQRRHGVPLSALDRKTKQAVVRHLEQRGAFSVRHGVETVAGALGVSRFTVYNYLNREKSGD; translated from the coding sequence GTGAGCGTACCGGCCGACCACCCCTTCGCCGCCGCGGTGCGGCCGCTCGTGGACGCCATGGGCGGCGAGATGATCGCCCCGGACCGGGCCCGGGGCGACGATGTGGTGCTCTCCTGGGAGGGCCGCCCGGTGGTCGCCGTAAGGCTGCCGCATATCTCGGACTCGCTCGACCACATCCTCGCCGACCTGCAGCGCCGCCACGGCGTGCCGCTCTCGGCCCTCGACCGCAAGACCAAGCAGGCCGTCGTCCGCCACCTCGAACAGCGCGGCGCCTTCTCGGTGCGCCACGGCGTCGAAACGGTCGCCGGAGCCCTCGGCGTGAGCCGCTTCACCGTTTACAACTACCTCAACCGTGAGAAGAGCGGGGACTGA
- the uraD gene encoding 2-oxo-4-hydroxy-4-carboxy-5-ureidoimidazoline decarboxylase, translating to MTSSAPPGLARFNAADDRDAAGLLHEVCASRAWGAAVAGGRPYATVGELLDAADAAMAGLTAADLAEAMAAHPPIGRPAPGDAASAREQSGVRDAERAELLELNLAYQERHGHVFLICATGRTGEEMLAALRERIHHDADTEREIVRTELGKINRIRLTRLTETLQAPRAPAEGER from the coding sequence GTGACTTCCAGTGCTCCGCCGGGGCTGGCCCGGTTCAACGCGGCGGACGACCGCGACGCCGCCGGGCTGCTGCACGAGGTGTGCGCCAGCCGGGCCTGGGGCGCGGCGGTCGCCGGCGGGCGGCCGTACGCCACGGTCGGGGAGCTGCTCGACGCCGCCGACGCGGCCATGGCCGGGCTGACCGCCGCCGATCTCGCCGAGGCGATGGCCGCGCACCCGCCCATCGGGCGGCCGGCACCGGGCGACGCCGCCTCGGCCCGTGAGCAGAGCGGCGTACGGGACGCGGAGCGCGCGGAGCTGCTGGAGCTGAACCTCGCGTACCAGGAGCGCCACGGCCATGTCTTCCTGATCTGCGCCACCGGCCGCACCGGCGAGGAGATGCTGGCGGCGCTGCGCGAGCGGATCCACCATGACGCCGACACCGAGCGCGAGATCGTCCGCACCGAACTGGGAAAGATCAACCGCATCCGGCTGACCCGGCTGACGGAAACCCTCCAGGCCCCGCGGGCCCCGGCGGAAGGAGAGCGGTGA
- the uraH gene encoding hydroxyisourate hydrolase, protein MASGATSVSTHILDTSIGRPAVGVVVELSVRSGPGAQWTAHADSLTDADGRCKDLPDLPEGTTHARLRFETGPYLTHAFFPEVAVAFAVEPGEHYHVPLLLTPFGYSVYRGS, encoded by the coding sequence ATGGCGAGCGGCGCCACCTCCGTGTCCACCCACATCCTGGACACCAGCATCGGCCGCCCCGCCGTGGGCGTGGTCGTCGAGCTGTCCGTCCGCTCCGGGCCCGGAGCGCAGTGGACGGCGCACGCCGACTCCCTGACCGACGCCGACGGGCGCTGCAAGGATCTGCCCGACCTCCCCGAGGGCACCACCCACGCCCGGCTGCGCTTCGAGACCGGGCCGTATCTGACCCATGCCTTCTTCCCGGAGGTCGCGGTCGCCTTCGCCGTCGAGCCGGGCGAGCACTACCACGTACCGCTGCTGCTCACCCCGTTCGGCTACTCCGTCTACCGAGGGAGCTAG
- the pucL gene encoding factor-independent urate hydroxylase, which translates to MPTLGPNQYGKAETRVVRVVRDGAVHHLKDLNVSVALSGEMDEVHLSGSNASVLTTDATKNTVYAFAKEHGIDTAEEFGIRLARHFVTSQEPIHRARIRIEEYAWERIQAAGGAQHSFVRRGQEVRTAQIAYDGERWEVVSGLTGLTVLNTTDSEFWGYVKDRYTTLPETRDRVLATDVHARWRYGWSDDTRPMPDWDHGHEEARGQLLSAFAETYSLSLQQTLYEMGARVIERRPEVDEIRLSLPNKHHFLVDLEPFGLTNDNEVYFAADRPYGLIEATVLRDGAEPRIPTD; encoded by the coding sequence ATGCCCACGCTCGGCCCGAACCAGTACGGCAAAGCCGAAACCCGCGTCGTGCGGGTGGTGCGCGACGGCGCCGTGCACCACCTCAAGGACCTCAATGTCTCGGTGGCGCTGTCCGGAGAGATGGACGAGGTCCACCTCTCCGGCAGCAACGCCAGCGTCCTGACGACCGACGCCACCAAGAACACCGTGTACGCCTTCGCCAAGGAGCACGGCATCGATACGGCCGAGGAGTTCGGCATCCGGCTGGCCCGCCACTTCGTCACCAGCCAGGAGCCCATCCACCGCGCCCGTATCCGTATCGAGGAGTACGCCTGGGAGCGGATCCAGGCGGCCGGGGGCGCCCAGCACTCCTTCGTCCGCCGCGGCCAGGAGGTCCGCACCGCCCAGATCGCCTACGACGGCGAGCGCTGGGAGGTGGTCTCCGGGCTCACCGGCCTCACCGTCCTGAACACCACGGACTCCGAGTTCTGGGGCTATGTCAAGGACCGGTACACCACACTGCCGGAGACCCGCGACCGCGTCCTGGCCACCGATGTGCACGCCCGCTGGCGCTACGGCTGGAGCGATGACACCCGGCCGATGCCGGACTGGGACCACGGCCACGAGGAGGCGCGCGGCCAGCTGCTGAGCGCGTTCGCCGAGACCTACTCCCTCTCGCTCCAGCAGACGCTCTACGAGATGGGCGCGCGGGTGATCGAGCGCCGCCCGGAGGTGGACGAGATACGTCTCTCGCTGCCCAACAAGCACCACTTCCTGGTCGATCTGGAACCCTTCGGGCTCACCAACGACAACGAGGTCTACTTCGCCGCCGACCGGCCGTACGGGCTCATCGAGGCCACCGTGCTGCGGGACGGCGCCGAACCCCGGATCCCCACCGACTGA
- a CDS encoding 8-oxoguanine deaminase produces MHRIVIENCAVATVDAQDTEYASGHVVVAGHRIESVGEGRAPRGLEDVVRRIDGTGHLVTPGLVNTHHHFYQWLTRGLAQDSNLFDWLVALYPIWARIDEPMVHAAARGSLAMMVRGGVTTAMDHHYVFPRGSGDLLGAEIRAARELGVRFTAARGSMDLGTSDGGLPPDFAVESTEDALAATEEAIDTHHDPGFDAMLRIAVAPCSPFSVSTELLRESAVLARRKGVRLHTHGSETVEEEKFCHERFGMGPTDYFESTGWLGEDVWMAHCVHMSDTDIQAFGRTGTGVAHCPSSNARLAAGIARVPDLLAAGVPVGLGVDGTASNESGELHTELRNALLVNRLGGHREKALNVRQALRLGTYGGARVLGRQDEIGSLEPGKLADLVLWKLDGLGHSSIADPVAALVLGAPAPVTLSLVNGAPVVESGRLLTVDEDEIAREARTEARRLARIAADD; encoded by the coding sequence GTGCACCGCATCGTCATCGAGAACTGCGCCGTCGCCACCGTGGACGCCCAGGACACCGAGTACGCGTCCGGCCATGTCGTCGTCGCCGGCCACCGCATCGAGTCGGTGGGCGAGGGGCGCGCGCCGCGGGGCCTGGAGGACGTCGTCCGCCGGATCGACGGCACGGGGCATCTGGTCACCCCGGGCCTGGTCAACACCCATCACCACTTCTACCAGTGGCTCACCCGCGGCCTGGCCCAGGACAGCAACCTCTTCGACTGGCTGGTCGCGCTCTACCCCATCTGGGCGCGGATCGACGAGCCGATGGTCCACGCGGCGGCCCGCGGCTCGCTCGCGATGATGGTGCGCGGCGGGGTCACCACCGCCATGGACCACCACTACGTCTTTCCGCGCGGCAGCGGCGATCTGCTGGGCGCCGAGATCCGCGCGGCGCGCGAGCTGGGCGTGCGGTTCACCGCCGCCCGCGGCTCCATGGACCTCGGCACCTCCGACGGCGGGCTGCCGCCGGACTTCGCCGTGGAGTCCACGGAGGACGCGCTGGCCGCCACCGAGGAAGCGATCGACACCCACCACGACCCGGGGTTCGACGCGATGCTGCGGATCGCGGTCGCGCCCTGCTCGCCGTTCTCCGTCTCCACCGAACTGCTCCGCGAGTCCGCGGTGCTGGCCCGCCGCAAGGGCGTACGGCTGCACACCCACGGCTCGGAGACGGTGGAGGAGGAGAAGTTCTGCCATGAGCGGTTCGGGATGGGGCCGACCGACTACTTCGAGTCCACCGGCTGGCTGGGCGAGGACGTGTGGATGGCCCACTGCGTCCACATGAGCGACACCGACATCCAGGCGTTCGGCCGGACCGGCACCGGGGTGGCCCACTGCCCCTCGTCCAACGCCCGGCTCGCCGCCGGGATCGCCCGCGTTCCCGATCTGCTCGCCGCGGGTGTACCGGTGGGCCTGGGCGTGGACGGCACCGCCTCCAACGAATCCGGTGAGCTGCACACCGAGCTGCGCAACGCGCTGCTGGTCAACCGGCTCGGCGGCCACCGCGAGAAGGCGCTGAACGTCCGTCAGGCGCTGCGTCTTGGCACCTACGGCGGTGCGCGGGTGCTCGGCCGCCAGGACGAGATCGGCTCGCTGGAGCCGGGCAAACTGGCCGACCTGGTGCTGTGGAAGCTGGACGGCCTCGGCCATTCGTCGATCGCCGACCCGGTCGCCGCCCTCGTCCTGGGCGCACCGGCCCCGGTGACCCTGTCGCTGGTGAACGGCGCTCCGGTGGTGGAGTCGGGCCGGCTGCTCACCGTGGACGAGGACGAGATCGCGCGGGAGGCGCGCACCGAGGCGCGACGCCTGGCCCGTATCGCGGCGGACGACTGA
- a CDS encoding alpha-L-fucosidase — protein MRTSRRRAVIPLRAFSLLLGMVLATILSGPSAATAAPAAPATAREPGPGTDYATDDPFTSDRTGWWRQDRFGMFIHFGAYSQLEGEYQRADGTVCRDAEWIKRSCRIPMNEYEDAAQDFNPASFDAKAVVKAAKDAGQRYIVITSKHHDGYAMWPTKQNTWNLRDHSSFDQRRDILAELKSAADAAGIKLGFYYSIWDWHDPDFADPATFPRYEKRMYAQLKELIDGYHPALLWFDGEWDADNPTNTWSARDGERLQTYLHGLDPDLITNNRVGKRRVVDGDYGTPEQEIPDAPVAGQLWESCMTLNGHWGFATYDQDWKSPATLTRNLLDIASRGGNYLLNVGPDKLGRVPQPSVDRLREIGSWLRTAGQGRAVYGAGATGLVDEPSWGAVSRSGDRLYASVTSWPAAGQPLHLTARAPFTVTGARVLGSGQRVEVAKAGDGFDLTPSGGPADPTASVIELTVKPAPAAPQGRGQGLREEVFANETFTGPPAATRTDPAVNHTWRFAGSPAADVPADHFGVRWTGFLQPRHSETYTLTTVSDDTARVWIDGRLVIDNTTPHEPQVDKATVALRAGAKHAIKIEYTEQTGEAHMKLLWSSPSVPQQIVPRSQLYTP, from the coding sequence ATGCGCACGTCCAGACGACGGGCCGTCATCCCTCTCCGAGCGTTCAGCCTTCTGCTCGGCATGGTGCTGGCGACGATCCTCAGCGGCCCTTCCGCAGCCACCGCGGCGCCGGCGGCGCCGGCGACGGCGCGGGAGCCCGGGCCCGGTACCGACTACGCGACCGACGATCCGTTCACCTCCGACCGCACCGGCTGGTGGCGGCAGGACCGCTTCGGGATGTTCATCCATTTCGGTGCGTACTCCCAGCTGGAGGGCGAATACCAGCGGGCGGACGGGACCGTCTGCCGCGACGCGGAGTGGATCAAACGAAGCTGCCGGATCCCGATGAACGAGTACGAGGACGCGGCCCAGGACTTCAACCCCGCGTCCTTCGACGCCAAGGCCGTCGTCAAGGCGGCCAAGGACGCCGGGCAGCGCTATATCGTCATCACCTCCAAGCACCACGACGGCTATGCGATGTGGCCGACCAAGCAGAACACCTGGAATCTGCGCGACCACTCCTCCTTCGACCAACGGCGGGACATCCTGGCCGAACTCAAGTCCGCCGCGGACGCCGCCGGGATCAAACTCGGCTTCTACTACTCGATCTGGGACTGGCACGACCCCGACTTCGCCGACCCCGCCACCTTCCCCCGCTATGAGAAGCGGATGTACGCCCAGCTCAAGGAGCTGATCGACGGCTACCATCCGGCGCTGCTCTGGTTCGACGGGGAATGGGACGCGGACAACCCCACCAACACCTGGTCGGCGCGGGACGGCGAGCGGCTGCAGACGTATCTGCACGGGCTCGACCCCGATCTGATCACCAACAACCGGGTCGGCAAGCGGCGCGTGGTCGACGGCGACTACGGAACGCCCGAGCAGGAAATCCCGGACGCGCCGGTGGCCGGGCAACTGTGGGAGAGCTGTATGACCCTCAACGGCCACTGGGGCTTCGCCACATACGACCAGGACTGGAAGTCGCCCGCCACCCTCACCCGCAATCTCCTCGATATCGCGAGCCGCGGCGGCAATTACCTCCTCAATGTCGGCCCCGACAAACTGGGCCGCGTTCCCCAGCCCTCCGTCGACCGGCTGCGCGAGATCGGCTCCTGGCTGCGGACCGCCGGCCAGGGCCGCGCGGTGTACGGGGCCGGGGCCACCGGGCTGGTCGACGAGCCGTCCTGGGGCGCGGTCAGCCGGTCGGGCGACCGGCTGTACGCGTCCGTCACCTCCTGGCCCGCCGCGGGGCAGCCCCTCCACCTCACCGCCAGGGCGCCGTTCACGGTGACCGGCGCCCGGGTGCTGGGCAGCGGACAGCGGGTCGAGGTGGCGAAGGCGGGCGACGGCTTCGATCTCACCCCCTCCGGCGGCCCGGCCGACCCCACCGCCTCGGTGATCGAGCTGACGGTGAAACCGGCCCCGGCCGCGCCCCAGGGCCGGGGCCAGGGGCTGCGGGAGGAGGTCTTCGCCAATGAGACCTTCACCGGGCCGCCGGCCGCCACCCGGACCGACCCGGCCGTCAACCACACCTGGAGGTTTGCCGGCTCCCCGGCCGCCGATGTCCCCGCCGACCACTTCGGCGTCCGCTGGACCGGCTTCCTCCAGCCCCGCCACAGCGAGACCTACACGCTCACGACCGTCTCCGACGACACCGCGCGGGTGTGGATCGACGGCCGTCTGGTCATCGACAACACCACCCCGCACGAACCACAGGTCGACAAGGCGACCGTCGCGCTGCGCGCCGGGGCCAAACACGCCATCAAGATCGAGTACACCGAGCAGACCGGTGAGGCGCATATGAAGCTGCTGTGGTCCAGCCCCAGCGTGCCCCAGCAGATCGTGCCGCGCTCCCAGCTCTACACGCCGTAG
- the aceB gene encoding malate synthase A, producing the protein MSAPAPSPLAIVDAEPLERQGEVLTDAALAFLAELHHRFTPRRDELLARRAERRAEIARTSTLDFLPETAHIRDDPDWRVAPAPPALEDRRVEITGPTDRKMTINALNSGAKVWLADFEDASAPTWANVIGGQLNLIDAYERRIDFTSPEGKSYALRPDDVLATVVTRPRGWHLDERHLRAADGRPVPGALVDFGLYFFHNARRLLAQGKGPYFYLPKTESHLEARLWNDVFVFAQDHLSLPQGTIRATVLIETITAAYEMDEILYELRDHASGLNAGRWDYLFSIVKNFRDGGPGFVLPDRNAVTMTAPFMRAYTELLVRTCHKRGAHAIGGMAAFIPSRRDPEVNAVAFDKVKADKDREASDGFDGSWVAHPDLVPVARASFDAVLGDRPHQKDRLREDVRVTAAELIDVASLDAKPTHQGLRNAVQVGTRYIEAWLRGLGAVAIFNLMEDAATAEISRSQIWQWVNAGVVFENGEKATADLVRKVAAEELAAIREEVGEDAFAAGKWSQAHDLLLRVALDADYTEFLTLPAYELLG; encoded by the coding sequence ATGTCCGCACCAGCGCCGTCCCCGCTGGCCATCGTCGACGCCGAACCGCTGGAGCGTCAGGGGGAGGTGCTGACCGACGCGGCGCTGGCCTTCCTGGCCGAGCTCCACCACCGCTTCACCCCGCGCCGGGACGAGCTGCTCGCGCGCCGTGCGGAGCGCCGCGCCGAGATCGCCCGCACCTCCACCCTGGACTTCCTCCCGGAGACCGCCCATATCCGCGACGACCCCGACTGGCGCGTCGCCCCCGCCCCGCCCGCCCTCGAGGACCGCCGGGTGGAGATCACCGGGCCCACCGACCGCAAGATGACCATCAACGCCCTCAACTCGGGCGCCAAGGTCTGGCTCGCCGACTTCGAGGACGCCTCCGCCCCCACCTGGGCGAATGTGATCGGCGGTCAGCTCAATCTGATCGACGCCTATGAGCGCCGGATCGACTTCACCTCCCCCGAGGGCAAGAGCTACGCACTGCGGCCCGACGATGTGCTGGCCACCGTCGTCACCCGGCCGCGCGGCTGGCATCTCGACGAGCGCCATCTGCGGGCCGCCGACGGCCGCCCCGTCCCCGGCGCCCTCGTCGACTTCGGGCTGTACTTCTTCCACAACGCCCGCCGGCTGCTCGCCCAGGGCAAGGGGCCGTACTTCTACCTCCCCAAGACCGAGTCGCACCTCGAGGCCCGCCTCTGGAACGACGTCTTCGTCTTCGCACAGGACCATCTCTCGCTTCCGCAAGGGACGATCCGCGCCACCGTTCTGATCGAGACCATCACGGCGGCGTACGAGATGGACGAGATCCTCTACGAGCTCCGCGACCACGCCTCCGGGCTCAACGCGGGCCGCTGGGACTATCTCTTCTCCATCGTCAAGAACTTCCGCGACGGCGGCCCCGGTTTCGTCCTCCCGGACCGCAACGCGGTCACGATGACCGCCCCGTTCATGCGCGCCTACACCGAACTGCTCGTCCGCACCTGCCACAAGCGCGGCGCGCATGCGATCGGCGGCATGGCGGCCTTCATCCCCTCGCGCCGCGACCCCGAGGTCAACGCGGTCGCGTTCGACAAGGTCAAGGCCGACAAGGACCGTGAGGCCAGCGACGGCTTCGACGGTTCCTGGGTCGCCCATCCGGATCTGGTCCCGGTCGCCCGGGCCTCCTTCGACGCGGTCCTCGGCGACCGGCCGCACCAGAAGGACCGGCTGCGCGAGGACGTCCGGGTCACCGCGGCCGAGCTGATCGACGTCGCGTCGCTCGACGCCAAGCCCACGCATCAGGGCCTGCGCAACGCCGTTCAGGTCGGCACCCGCTATATCGAGGCGTGGCTGCGCGGCCTCGGCGCCGTCGCGATCTTCAACCTGATGGAGGACGCGGCCACCGCCGAGATCTCCCGCTCCCAGATCTGGCAGTGGGTCAACGCGGGGGTGGTCTTCGAGAACGGCGAGAAGGCCACCGCCGATCTTGTCCGTAAGGTCGCCGCCGAGGAACTGGCGGCGATCCGCGAGGAGGTCGGCGAGGACGCCTTCGCCGCGGGCAAGTGGAGCCAGGCGCACGATCTGCTGCTGAGGGTGGCGCTTGACGCGGACTACACGGAGTTCCTGACGCTGCCCGCGTACGAACTGCTGGGCTGA
- a CDS encoding nucleotidyltransferase family protein, with protein MDRTTDDSAQVAGIVLAAGGGRRLGGRPKALLTHRGRPLVEHAARALREGGCAPVHIVLGAAAETVRARARLPGYVLVDNPDWEQGMGSSLRAGLGSLAGTGARAALIALVDQPGIGAEAVARVVAAYRSPSTLAAAAYGGERGHPVLFGADRWADITASAEGDRGARAYLRAHQSAITLVDCSDIARTDDIDTPEDLTLLE; from the coding sequence ATGGATCGCACAACGGATGACTCCGCGCAGGTCGCCGGGATCGTGCTGGCGGCCGGGGGCGGCCGGCGGCTGGGCGGGCGCCCCAAAGCCCTTTTGACGCATCGGGGACGGCCGCTGGTGGAGCACGCCGCGCGGGCGCTGCGCGAGGGCGGCTGCGCGCCCGTGCACATCGTGCTGGGCGCCGCGGCCGAGACCGTACGGGCACGGGCCCGGCTGCCCGGGTATGTCCTGGTCGACAACCCCGACTGGGAGCAGGGCATGGGCTCCTCGCTGCGCGCCGGACTCGGCTCCCTGGCCGGTACGGGGGCACGGGCGGCACTGATCGCGCTGGTGGACCAGCCGGGGATCGGCGCCGAGGCGGTGGCGCGGGTGGTGGCCGCGTATCGCTCGCCGTCGACCCTGGCGGCCGCCGCGTACGGCGGGGAGCGGGGGCATCCGGTGCTGTTCGGCGCGGACCGGTGGGCGGATATCACGGCGAGTGCGGAGGGCGACCGGGGGGCACGCGCCTATCTGCGGGCGCATCAGTCCGCGATCACGCTCGTCGACTGCTCGGATATCGCCCGTACGGACGACATCGACACCCCCGAGGACTTGACGCTGCTGGAATGA
- a CDS encoding DUF5955 family protein, with the protein MAALDAMARTGAPELHRLRRSLLLIAGALGSVSALGSALTGVRAAIDQFNNVPQTGRGRD; encoded by the coding sequence CTGGCCGCGCTCGATGCCATGGCCCGCACCGGCGCTCCGGAGCTGCACCGCCTGCGTCGCTCGCTGCTGCTCATCGCGGGCGCGCTCGGCTCGGTCAGCGCACTGGGCTCCGCCCTGACGGGCGTGCGCGCGGCGATCGACCAGTTCAACAACGTGCCGCAGACGGGCAGAGGGAGAGACTGA